The following coding sequences lie in one Bacillota bacterium genomic window:
- a CDS encoding flagellar protein FlaG: MKAVQAIRIDSPTYRVQGAEAADAPPKQHPEVGVLANMGPSERASVFQDLLEEMGLAGGLVPVRLDFSIHQPTGRMVVNVTNRETGEVLKSLPPENLLNALTRMMEYIGLVMDERI, from the coding sequence ATGAAGGCAGTCCAAGCCATTAGGATCGATAGCCCTACCTACCGGGTTCAAGGAGCGGAGGCTGCGGATGCCCCTCCGAAGCAACACCCAGAAGTAGGGGTACTGGCGAATATGGGCCCGTCGGAGAGAGCCAGCGTTTTCCAGGACCTTTTGGAGGAAATGGGACTTGCAGGTGGGCTTGTGCCTGTGCGACTGGACTTCAGCATTCACCAGCCCACCGGACGAATGGTCGTGAACGTGACCAACAGGGAAACGGGTGAAGTCCTCAAAAGTCTTCCACCGGAGAACTTGCTGAACGCGCTGACCAGGATGATGGAGTACATAGGATTGGTGATGGATGAGAGAATCTGA
- a CDS encoding flagellin: MGMRINSNIAALNAHRNLLVTASSLSKSMEKLSSGLRINRAADDAAGLAISEKMRSQIKGLNQAMRNAQDGISMIQTAEGALNEVHSILQRMRELAVQGSSDTLNAEDRAKIVTEFDQLKSEIDRIATRTTFNNVFLLQGGLGSRVTNVGTGLGPNSGINNIVSTGASAATYTLAYVAASRTMTITNGTTAEAQSIVLPAVPTGYDVTTLNFTSHGIQVTVNSALTANISLGNTFDVTAGSAQVQVGANAGDTIGLSIGNMRINPLGLTAANVNTVANASTAIGLVDTAIGTVSTQRANLGAYQNRLEHTITNLGVASENLSAAESRIRDVDMAHEMMNFTKLQILQQAGTAMLAQANLAPQAVLQLLG; the protein is encoded by the coding sequence ATGGGAATGAGGATCAACAGCAACATTGCGGCGCTCAACGCGCACAGGAACCTTCTTGTGACGGCAAGTAGCCTTTCCAAGTCCATGGAGAAACTCTCTTCTGGCCTGAGGATCAACAGGGCAGCGGACGATGCGGCGGGGCTGGCAATTTCTGAGAAGATGCGGTCACAGATCAAGGGTCTCAACCAGGCAATGAGGAACGCCCAGGACGGTATCTCAATGATCCAGACCGCTGAGGGCGCCCTCAATGAGGTACACAGCATACTCCAGCGCATGCGGGAACTGGCGGTTCAGGGCTCCTCAGATACCCTGAATGCGGAAGACCGTGCGAAGATAGTCACGGAATTTGACCAGCTGAAGTCCGAGATCGACAGGATCGCCACGAGAACCACCTTCAACAACGTGTTCCTGTTGCAGGGAGGCCTCGGGTCTAGGGTGACAAATGTAGGCACTGGCTTAGGCCCTAATAGCGGCATAAACAACATCGTATCTACGGGTGCCAGTGCGGCCACGTACACCCTGGCGTATGTAGCGGCCAGCAGAACAATGACCATTACCAACGGTACAACCGCTGAGGCCCAGTCCATCGTGCTCCCGGCTGTGCCAACTGGCTACGATGTCACCACACTGAACTTCACGTCCCACGGTATCCAGGTCACCGTCAACTCAGCCCTTACCGCAAACATATCCTTGGGCAACACCTTCGATGTTACCGCTGGCTCGGCCCAAGTACAGGTGGGCGCCAACGCAGGAGACACCATAGGGCTCAGTATCGGGAACATGCGGATAAACCCCCTTGGCCTAACCGCTGCTAACGTCAACACCGTGGCCAACGCGTCCACAGCCATTGGATTGGTGGATACCGCCATCGGCACCGTGTCCACCCAGCGCGCCAACCTCGGCGCCTACCAGAACCGGTTGGAGCACACCATAACCAACCTGGGAGTGGCGTCGGAGAACCTCTCGGCGGCCGAGTCCCGCATCCGCGACGTGGACATGGCCCATGAGATGATGAACTTCACCAAACTCCAGATACTGCAGCAGGCGGGCACGGCTATGCTGGCTCAGGCCAACCTGGCTCCCCAGGCTGTGCTGCAGCTCCTAGGATAA
- the fliS gene encoding flagellar export chaperone FliS, whose protein sequence is MQACGAYRNTQVRTARPETLVTLLYSACIRFMRTGREALEQGRHEEAGRMLIRAQDIVVELRASLNAEAGEIAGNLSSLYEYVQDRLVTANIKKNAGPVDAALRVMEGICEAWIEALRVAPK, encoded by the coding sequence ATGCAGGCTTGTGGGGCCTACCGCAATACACAGGTGAGGACCGCGAGGCCCGAGACCTTAGTTACCTTGCTATACAGCGCTTGTATAAGGTTCATGCGGACTGGCCGGGAGGCCCTGGAACAGGGTCGGCACGAGGAGGCTGGACGCATGCTGATAAGGGCCCAGGACATTGTTGTGGAACTCCGGGCCTCCCTCAACGCGGAAGCAGGTGAGATTGCCGGGAACCTCTCTTCCCTCTACGAGTACGTCCAGGACAGGCTCGTGACGGCCAACATCAAGAAGAATGCTGGCCCTGTGGATGCTGCCCTCCGGGTAATGGAGGGGATTTGTGAAGCCTGGATTGAGGCGTTAAGGGTGGCACCAAAGTGA
- a CDS encoding sensor domain-containing diguanylate cyclase — protein MKPLEVYSMCVAIVGLGLLAVLCLRAPPPQAGTFAIFVAMAVLTEAAVIKLPNGVRTSVTFALVFPAVFIFGLPWAATLYAAGAFLGGWVLQKRPFSVAAFNAGQFSLAVLLGGYLHFASGGSALIPTVFPAIFFVTGFMASNHLLVSTYYSLLNPGRYGVRDWLESLMWDALNYALKVPLGFLVFIVHVDLGLAGTAAMSASVLAVANLLRLQTLLSAANNQLKAIQEVSLGVTSSLDLERVFEAASDGIVRVLGADECAIFLWDEGRQQLTLAYVERPDPDLFKGLKFRLGEGLVGSVAQNRKAEIVGDVLKDPRGGTVPGDKSRSLMLIPLIIGERLIGEIVAGKNEPGAFRKDSLRVMGILCTQVAVAIENASLYWQTRLLAITDGLTGLYNYRYFAARLSEEIKRCRRTGQPLSLVYLDLDGFKDLNDQYGHLAGDQILKEVAGLLKHRVRESDVAVRYAGDEFALLLVGTPVEEAAGVADRLKQDVEAHDFLASFPSGPVRIRVSIGAATHPEHAMDEVELVRAADRAMYATKTGIRLKANLPDTDK, from the coding sequence GTGAAGCCACTGGAGGTTTACTCCATGTGCGTTGCCATCGTGGGCCTGGGGCTCCTGGCGGTCTTGTGCCTGAGGGCGCCCCCGCCGCAGGCGGGGACCTTCGCCATATTCGTGGCCATGGCGGTGCTCACCGAGGCTGCCGTAATAAAGCTGCCCAACGGGGTCCGGACCAGTGTCACCTTCGCCCTGGTCTTCCCGGCGGTCTTCATCTTCGGCCTTCCCTGGGCCGCCACTCTCTACGCAGCAGGAGCGTTCTTGGGAGGCTGGGTTCTGCAGAAGCGGCCCTTTTCCGTGGCAGCATTCAACGCAGGCCAGTTCTCCCTGGCGGTACTGCTTGGTGGCTACCTCCATTTCGCCTCTGGCGGCAGTGCCTTGATACCCACGGTATTCCCCGCTATCTTCTTCGTCACCGGTTTCATGGCCTCAAACCACCTCCTGGTTAGCACATACTACTCACTCTTGAATCCGGGGAGGTACGGGGTGCGGGACTGGCTCGAATCCCTCATGTGGGATGCCCTGAACTACGCGCTCAAGGTGCCCCTGGGGTTCCTGGTATTCATCGTTCACGTGGATCTGGGCCTGGCGGGAACGGCGGCTATGTCCGCCTCGGTGCTGGCTGTGGCCAACCTCCTCAGGCTCCAGACGCTCTTGTCCGCAGCCAATAACCAGCTGAAGGCCATCCAGGAGGTCTCGCTAGGAGTCACCTCCTCCCTGGACCTTGAAAGGGTGTTCGAGGCGGCATCCGACGGCATTGTCCGGGTACTGGGAGCTGATGAGTGCGCCATTTTCCTGTGGGACGAGGGAAGGCAGCAGCTGACCCTGGCCTATGTTGAGCGTCCAGACCCAGACCTGTTCAAGGGCCTGAAGTTCAGGCTGGGTGAAGGACTGGTGGGATCAGTGGCGCAGAATCGCAAGGCCGAGATCGTGGGTGACGTGCTGAAGGATCCCAGGGGTGGCACGGTCCCAGGGGACAAGTCACGTTCCCTCATGCTGATCCCTCTCATTATCGGGGAGCGCTTGATTGGAGAGATCGTGGCGGGAAAGAACGAGCCCGGGGCCTTCAGGAAGGATAGCCTGAGGGTTATGGGCATCCTCTGCACCCAGGTTGCCGTGGCCATCGAGAATGCCTCCCTGTACTGGCAGACCAGGCTCCTGGCCATAACGGACGGGCTCACGGGCCTTTACAACTACCGCTACTTCGCAGCGCGACTCTCCGAGGAGATCAAGAGGTGCAGGAGAACGGGTCAACCCCTTTCCCTGGTCTACCTTGACCTGGATGGTTTCAAGGACCTCAATGACCAGTATGGTCACCTGGCTGGAGACCAGATCCTCAAGGAGGTGGCAGGGCTCCTCAAGCACCGGGTTCGCGAGAGCGATGTGGCCGTACGGTACGCCGGGGATGAGTTTGCCCTGCTTCTTGTGGGTACTCCGGTTGAAGAAGCCGCTGGTGTGGCGGATAGGCTCAAGCAAGATGTGGAGGCCCACGATTTTCTCGCATCCTTCCCCTCAGGCCCAGTTCGGATAAGGGTAAGTATCGGCGCAGCCACCCACCCGGAACACGCCATGGACGAGGTAGAACTGGTGAGGGCGGCTGATCGCGCCATGTATGCCACGAAAACGGGGATAAGACTGAAGGCTAATCTCCCGGATACCGATAAATGA
- the csrA gene encoding carbon storage regulator CsrA, producing MLVLTRKTNERIQIGDDVEIVVIDIKGDHVKLGVEAPRRLPVFRKEVYEAIKAENLRAADVPRPERLDRLKELLGLKKPSQAGQ from the coding sequence ATGCTGGTACTCACAAGGAAGACCAACGAGAGGATCCAGATCGGGGACGACGTGGAGATCGTCGTCATCGACATTAAAGGGGACCATGTGAAACTTGGAGTGGAGGCACCTCGCCGCCTGCCTGTGTTTCGTAAGGAGGTGTATGAGGCCATCAAGGCCGAGAACCTCAGGGCGGCCGATGTCCCCAGGCCTGAGAGGCTAGACCGGCTCAAGGAGCTCCTGGGGCTGAAAAAGCCGTCGCAAGCGGGACAATAG
- the metK gene encoding methionine adenosyltransferase, whose amino-acid sequence MKGDYLFTSESVTEGHPDKVADQISDAVLDAIIQQDPMARVACETTLKTGLALIAGEISCDCYVDMPRIVRNTLREIGYTRAKYGFDADTCAVLTSIDEQSPDIALGVDNSLECKENAADCEEDSQGAGDQGMMFGFACTETPTLMPMPIYLAHRLARRLSEVRKTNTLPYLRPDGKTQVTIEYRDGKPVRVHALVVSAQHKPDVSLDTLRADIREQVIIPVVPAELLDDATKYFINPTGRFVMGGPQADAGLTGRKIIVDTYGGYARHGGGCFSGKDSTKVDRTGSYAARYVAKNIVHAGLAQKCEVQVAYVIGVARPVSLMVETFGTGLVPDTRFTQVVMENFDLRPRSIIREFDLRRPIFRQVAVYGHFGRDDLDLPWERTDRAETLRACCG is encoded by the coding sequence ATGAAAGGAGACTACCTGTTCACGTCAGAGTCCGTCACCGAGGGTCACCCTGACAAGGTTGCGGACCAGATATCCGATGCCGTTCTCGACGCCATAATCCAACAGGATCCCATGGCAAGGGTGGCCTGCGAGACAACCCTGAAGACGGGCCTAGCGCTCATTGCGGGCGAGATCTCCTGTGACTGTTACGTGGACATGCCCAGGATCGTGAGGAACACCCTCAGGGAGATAGGCTACACCAGGGCCAAGTACGGTTTTGACGCCGATACCTGTGCCGTGCTCACCTCCATAGACGAGCAGTCCCCGGACATAGCCCTGGGGGTGGACAACTCCCTGGAGTGCAAGGAAAATGCCGCCGATTGCGAGGAAGACTCCCAAGGTGCTGGCGACCAGGGCATGATGTTTGGCTTCGCCTGCACCGAGACGCCCACCCTCATGCCCATGCCCATATACCTGGCCCACCGGTTGGCCAGGCGGCTTAGCGAGGTAAGGAAGACCAATACCCTGCCCTACCTGCGACCGGACGGGAAGACCCAGGTTACCATAGAGTACCGGGATGGAAAGCCCGTGCGAGTACACGCACTGGTAGTATCGGCCCAGCACAAGCCGGACGTATCCCTGGACACCCTCCGGGCGGATATCCGGGAGCAGGTCATCATTCCTGTGGTTCCGGCTGAGCTCCTGGATGATGCCACGAAGTACTTCATAAACCCCACGGGCCGCTTCGTCATGGGCGGGCCCCAGGCTGACGCAGGCCTGACGGGCCGGAAGATCATTGTGGACACCTACGGTGGTTACGCCAGGCACGGTGGGGGGTGCTTCTCTGGCAAGGACTCGACCAAGGTGGACCGGACCGGTTCCTACGCAGCCCGCTATGTGGCGAAGAACATAGTTCATGCGGGCCTGGCCCAGAAGTGTGAGGTTCAGGTGGCTTACGTCATAGGCGTGGCCCGGCCTGTCAGCCTCATGGTGGAGACCTTCGGCACCGGATTGGTGCCGGATACCAGGTTCACCCAGGTTGTGATGGAGAACTTCGACTTGAGGCCTAGGTCTATCATCAGGGAATTCGATCTCAGGAGGCCTATTTTCCGCCAGGTTGCTGTATACGGCCACTTCGGCAGGGATGACTTGGACCTCCCCTGGGAGAGGACCGATAGGGCCGAGACGCTAAGAGCTTGTTGTGGCTGA
- a CDS encoding cold shock domain-containing protein, translating into MLGTVKWFNAEKGYGFIEREDGGDVFVHYTAIQGDGFKTLNQGERVEFDIVEGARGPQAANVTRLG; encoded by the coding sequence ATGCTAGGCACGGTCAAGTGGTTCAACGCAGAGAAGGGCTATGGCTTTATCGAGAGAGAGGACGGCGGGGACGTGTTCGTTCACTATACGGCTATTCAAGGAGACGGCTTCAAAACCCTCAACCAGGGTGAGCGGGTGGAGTTCGACATTGTTGAAGGAGCTAGAGGACCTCAGGCTGCCAACGTGACAAGACTGGGTTAG
- the flgK gene encoding flagellar hook-associated protein FlgK — protein MRSTFFGLETGRRALDAQRRALEVTSHNIANATTEGYSRQRVKFAATSPYTLPGINQPSGALQLGTGVKIEEIRRMRDYFLDGQVRRESTSLGLWEKTRDLLSQVEVIFNEPSESGLRSVLERFWASWQDLGNNPESLSVRATVVKRGQAVADTFRHLWNQLTELQASLDREIAAQVSVINSLGAEIASLNMQIAGVSGSGQQANDLMDRRDRLLGELSRMTEVNVIQGPSDTITVFIAGGNLVSGNASNTLETRDGPGGLKIYWKGLDVVFSPRNGEVSAVLQVRDSTIPGFKDHLNKMAIALRDRVNNLHREGRGLDGSTGLDFFVPTAGASGIVLTSGILGDYNKIAASLSGSVGDGSNALRIAQVSQEALLDRTTPGDFYRSLVAELGVKSQEASRMSQNQRVLVNHLNDRRDSIQGVSLDEEMTELIRYQHAYAAAARLITALDEMIATIVNRLGLVGR, from the coding sequence GTGAGGAGCACCTTCTTCGGGCTCGAGACTGGTAGAAGGGCTCTCGATGCCCAGCGCAGGGCCCTTGAGGTAACGAGCCACAACATCGCTAATGCCACCACCGAGGGCTACTCGCGCCAGCGGGTGAAGTTCGCGGCCACGTCTCCTTACACCCTACCGGGGATTAACCAACCCTCGGGGGCCCTGCAATTGGGTACTGGAGTCAAGATCGAAGAGATCCGCAGGATGCGGGACTACTTCCTCGATGGCCAGGTCAGGCGGGAGAGCACAAGCCTGGGCCTGTGGGAGAAGACCCGGGACCTGTTGAGCCAGGTAGAGGTCATCTTCAATGAACCCTCGGAGTCGGGGCTCAGGTCCGTTCTGGAACGGTTCTGGGCATCCTGGCAAGACCTGGGGAACAACCCGGAATCCTTGTCGGTGAGGGCCACCGTAGTCAAGCGTGGCCAAGCGGTGGCAGACACCTTCAGGCATCTCTGGAACCAGCTTACCGAACTGCAGGCCTCACTCGACCGGGAGATAGCAGCCCAAGTTAGTGTCATTAATTCGCTGGGAGCAGAAATCGCCTCCCTCAACATGCAGATAGCTGGCGTCTCCGGCTCGGGCCAGCAGGCCAACGACCTGATGGACCGGAGGGACAGGCTCCTTGGCGAGTTATCCCGGATGACCGAGGTTAACGTCATCCAGGGGCCGAGCGACACCATAACCGTGTTCATCGCCGGCGGGAACCTTGTATCGGGCAACGCCAGCAACACCCTGGAGACCCGGGATGGCCCCGGCGGCCTCAAGATATACTGGAAGGGCCTAGATGTAGTGTTTTCTCCTCGCAACGGAGAGGTTAGCGCGGTCCTCCAGGTGAGGGATTCCACCATCCCAGGCTTCAAGGACCACCTTAACAAGATGGCAATCGCCCTGAGGGACAGGGTGAATAACCTGCACCGGGAAGGACGCGGCCTGGACGGCTCAACAGGACTTGACTTCTTCGTTCCGACCGCGGGAGCCTCCGGGATTGTGCTCACCTCAGGCATCCTTGGCGACTACAACAAGATAGCCGCTTCTTTGAGTGGGAGCGTAGGGGATGGCTCTAACGCCCTTCGCATAGCCCAGGTCTCCCAGGAGGCTCTCCTGGACAGGACGACCCCAGGGGACTTTTACCGTTCGCTGGTGGCTGAACTGGGTGTAAAGAGCCAGGAAGCGAGCCGGATGTCCCAGAACCAGCGGGTGCTGGTGAACCATCTCAATGACAGGAGAGACTCTATCCAGGGTGTGTCCTTGGACGAAGAAATGACGGAACTTATTCGCTACCAGCATGCGTATGCGGCAGCTGCAAGGTTAATCACGGCTCTTGATGAGATGATCGCCACCATTGTGAACCGTCTCGGTCTCGTAGGGAGGTAG
- a CDS encoding flagellar assembly protein FliW yields MKIHTDRFGPVDVDDSQVAYFDEGLVGFPGARRFYIIRQDPGVPFMWLQDGQDPSLTFVVIEPGHFRLDYSPRLPRDDEEALGLKGFEDAEVYALVVIPSDPGQMTANLKAPIIINRHTRKARQVILDDDEYTIRHKIIEEFLHAAEQGLKTRKGSGR; encoded by the coding sequence ATGAAGATTCACACAGACAGATTTGGCCCAGTGGATGTGGACGATAGCCAGGTTGCCTACTTTGACGAGGGGCTGGTGGGCTTCCCCGGGGCCCGTCGCTTCTACATCATCCGCCAGGACCCAGGGGTACCCTTTATGTGGCTTCAAGATGGACAGGATCCATCCTTGACCTTTGTGGTCATAGAGCCCGGGCACTTCCGGCTGGACTACTCACCGCGGTTGCCTCGGGATGACGAAGAAGCGTTGGGCTTAAAGGGATTTGAGGATGCCGAGGTCTATGCGCTGGTGGTCATACCCAGCGATCCTGGGCAAATGACCGCCAACCTCAAGGCTCCCATCATCATCAACCGGCATACTCGGAAGGCCCGCCAGGTGATCCTGGATGATGATGAGTACACCATCAGGCACAAGATAATCGAGGAATTCCTGCATGCAGCTGAACAGGGACTAAAGACAAGGAAGGGTTCCGGCAGGTAG
- a CDS encoding flagellar protein FlgN produces MKDILAGMLEVLQEQARVYNAIRSLAEKKQERLLERDIPGLEKLVLAEEMLILESGRLEERRQTLSGPLAEGLTLCPDATLEDMCQAAGEPYAGDLRAISREISTVLKDVSQLNSLNQELIEASLTYVNYSLGILTGDDSGTPVYGETGLGHRSTDQSRVLDRRC; encoded by the coding sequence GTGAAAGACATCCTGGCCGGGATGCTGGAAGTTCTTCAAGAACAGGCTAGAGTATACAATGCTATCAGGAGCCTGGCCGAAAAGAAGCAGGAGAGGCTCCTGGAGCGAGATATTCCTGGCCTGGAGAAGCTGGTATTGGCCGAGGAGATGCTCATCCTGGAATCTGGACGCCTGGAGGAGCGTCGCCAGACCCTATCCGGACCCCTGGCAGAAGGCTTGACCCTCTGTCCGGATGCCACCCTGGAGGACATGTGCCAGGCAGCCGGGGAACCATACGCTGGCGATCTCCGGGCCATTTCCCGGGAGATTAGTACGGTTCTCAAGGACGTATCGCAACTGAACTCGCTGAACCAGGAGCTCATTGAGGCTTCACTCACCTATGTCAACTACTCCCTGGGTATACTCACGGGGGACGACTCCGGTACTCCAGTTTACGGTGAGACAGGTCTTGGCCACCGGTCCACAGACCAGTCTCGCGTGCTGGACCGGCGGTGCTAG
- the flgM gene encoding flagellar biosynthesis anti-sigma factor FlgM — translation MMVSKSQVYRVLQAYLEKTRPMPGMESESTGKPVASRADRVDLSAEARKMQRFAEALTRTPDIRMERVQELKAMIESGGYRVSSEDIAEKIVNRAIVDEMV, via the coding sequence ATGATGGTCTCCAAGAGCCAGGTCTACCGTGTTCTTCAAGCATACCTGGAGAAGACCAGGCCAATGCCCGGGATGGAGAGCGAAAGCACGGGCAAGCCCGTTGCCAGCCGGGCAGACCGGGTTGACCTGTCAGCCGAGGCCAGGAAGATGCAGCGCTTCGCCGAGGCATTGACCAGGACGCCGGACATCAGGATGGAGAGGGTACAGGAACTGAAGGCCATGATAGAAAGCGGCGGCTACCGTGTCAGCTCCGAGGATATCGCCGAGAAAATAGTCAACCGTGCCATAGTTGACGAGATGGTTTGA
- the flgL gene encoding flagellar hook-associated protein FlgL → MRISHNMMVSRLLADLEAGKSRLSRYQRMLSSGKLFERPSDAPVQVVEALRLQSAIDQAQQFMKNCDDAINWVKASDSALGNTGDVLSRVRELALSAANSTMSYEARQNVVAELRHLLEHMIQLGNGAHGDRYIFAGHKTTTRPFEKVGDNVVYLGDAGGIIRDLGTGVSIQISVPGDGVFMGVFPVLQGLIKNITQGDLMGITSNIEQLDRCINKVLETRAEMGARGNRLELTRNRLLDMESSFTRLLLEAEGVDYAKVITMLAAEENAYQLALNAGARIIQPSLLDFLR, encoded by the coding sequence ATGAGAATATCCCATAACATGATGGTAAGCAGGCTCCTTGCAGACTTGGAGGCCGGCAAGTCCCGCCTCTCCCGGTACCAAAGGATGCTATCCTCCGGGAAGCTCTTCGAAAGGCCCTCCGACGCCCCGGTACAGGTGGTCGAGGCGCTCAGACTCCAGAGTGCCATTGACCAGGCCCAACAGTTCATGAAGAACTGTGACGACGCCATCAACTGGGTGAAAGCCAGCGATTCTGCTTTAGGCAATACTGGTGATGTTCTTAGCCGGGTTAGGGAACTCGCCCTCAGCGCGGCGAACTCCACCATGTCCTATGAGGCTAGGCAGAACGTGGTGGCGGAGCTCAGGCATCTCCTTGAGCACATGATCCAGCTAGGCAACGGCGCTCACGGGGACCGGTACATCTTTGCCGGGCACAAGACCACAACTCGTCCCTTCGAAAAGGTGGGGGACAACGTGGTCTACCTCGGCGATGCGGGTGGTATTATACGAGATCTGGGTACAGGTGTCAGCATTCAGATAAGCGTGCCGGGGGACGGTGTCTTCATGGGGGTCTTCCCAGTGCTCCAGGGACTCATCAAGAATATCACCCAAGGCGATTTAATGGGCATTACCAGCAATATAGAGCAGTTGGATAGGTGCATCAACAAAGTCCTGGAGACCAGGGCGGAGATGGGCGCCAGGGGTAACCGCCTGGAGCTTACCAGGAACCGCCTCCTGGACATGGAGTCTAGCTTCACCAGGCTCCTCCTGGAGGCGGAAGGAGTGGACTATGCCAAGGTCATTACCATGCTAGCCGCAGAGGAAAACGCCTACCAGCTGGCCCTCAATGCCGGCGCCAGGATCATCCAGCCCAGCCTCTTGGATTTTCTCAGGTAA
- the fliD gene encoding flagellar filament capping protein FliD: MPVLQISGAGSGIDWRSMVDAIMNVERLPISRWTTRQGGLEAAKKAWMGIRTSLATLDSRLEALASPSAFSMKTAVSSNDQVVVATASTQAVTGGYQIVVNEIARAHVIASDTVASSSNPLGLTGTFGLNGVNVTVEAGDSINSIAAKINARNAGATASVIDGRLVIKAQKTGVSNSIVLADDSVTHVLVNLGLLALSGGVKVIKNELIKATNARFTLDGLAIERASNQVSDVLVGVSITLKGQGSSSLTVAANHDYAISAIKGFVDAYNSLMTKISMEKGPDGVLRGDPALSRIESGLRSLAMAPLKNPSGLYSSLYQIGVSTTSASATLQVNETVLTSALASNPVDVKALFIGPSQGVEGLTELLRARVRQFIDGQTGSISLRNDRLDREIADLKRRIIDLEMRLEKREKHLVQRFVAMETALNQLNAQGRWLEMWNRSAAQGAQGQSHLKR, translated from the coding sequence GTGCCAGTTCTCCAGATCAGCGGAGCTGGGTCAGGCATAGACTGGCGGTCCATGGTGGATGCCATAATGAACGTGGAGCGCCTGCCCATATCGCGTTGGACCACAAGGCAAGGGGGCCTGGAAGCGGCCAAGAAGGCTTGGATGGGGATTCGCACCAGCCTGGCTACGCTGGACAGTCGCCTGGAAGCACTGGCCAGCCCCTCCGCCTTCTCTATGAAGACCGCCGTATCCTCAAATGACCAGGTAGTAGTAGCCACCGCTTCCACACAGGCTGTGACCGGTGGGTACCAGATAGTCGTGAACGAGATTGCAAGAGCCCACGTCATCGCGTCCGATACTGTGGCCTCCTCTAGTAACCCCCTGGGATTGACCGGGACATTTGGCTTGAACGGGGTTAACGTGACTGTGGAGGCGGGGGATAGCATTAATAGCATCGCAGCCAAGATCAATGCGAGGAATGCTGGGGCGACAGCCTCGGTCATTGATGGGCGCCTGGTAATCAAGGCCCAGAAAACCGGCGTCTCCAACTCAATTGTACTGGCGGATGATAGTGTGACTCACGTATTGGTGAACCTAGGTCTCCTGGCGCTATCAGGTGGGGTTAAGGTAATCAAGAATGAGCTCATCAAAGCGACCAATGCCCGGTTCACCCTGGATGGTCTGGCAATCGAGAGGGCCTCAAATCAGGTGTCTGACGTTCTCGTGGGGGTCTCCATCACACTCAAGGGTCAGGGTTCCAGCAGCCTCACTGTGGCGGCTAACCACGACTACGCCATCTCGGCCATCAAGGGGTTTGTGGACGCCTACAACTCCCTCATGACCAAGATATCCATGGAGAAGGGGCCGGACGGGGTGCTGCGAGGGGATCCTGCATTATCCCGGATAGAGAGCGGTCTGAGGTCCCTGGCAATGGCGCCTCTCAAGAACCCCTCGGGGCTCTACAGCAGCCTGTACCAGATCGGCGTGTCCACCACTTCAGCCAGTGCCACCCTGCAGGTGAACGAGACTGTGCTCACCTCAGCGCTGGCCTCCAATCCCGTTGACGTGAAGGCCCTGTTCATCGGCCCTAGCCAGGGTGTCGAAGGGCTCACTGAGCTTCTTAGAGCCAGGGTCCGCCAGTTTATCGACGGGCAAACCGGCAGTATCTCCTTGAGGAATGATAGGCTGGACCGCGAGATCGCTGACCTCAAGCGGAGGATAATTGATCTGGAGATGCGCTTGGAGAAGCGGGAGAAACACCTGGTGCAGCGCTTTGTAGCCATGGAAACGGCCCTCAACCAATTGAACGCTCAGGGCAGATGGCTGGAGATGTGGAACAGGTCCGCTGCCCAGGGTGCACAGGGACAGAGCCATTTGAAGCGCTAG